A stretch of the Vigna radiata var. radiata cultivar VC1973A chromosome 7, Vradiata_ver6, whole genome shotgun sequence genome encodes the following:
- the LOC106767613 gene encoding 60S ribosomal protein L38, protein MPKQIHEIKDFLLTARRKDARSVKIKRSRDVVKFKVRCSKYLHTLCVFDPEKADKLKQSLPPGLSVQDL, encoded by the exons ATG CCTAAGCAGATCCACGAGATAAAGGATTTCCTTCTCACGGCGCGGAGGAAGGATGCGAGGTCGGTGAAAATCAAGAGGAGCAGGGATGTGGTTAAGTTTAAGGTCCGATGCTCCAAGTATTTGCACACGCTTTGTGTCTTTGACCCCGAGAAAGCCGATAAATTGAAGCAATCTCTTCCTCCTG GTTTGAGTGTTCAAGACCTGTAA